A segment of the Terribacillus aidingensis genome:
ACTCCGAGCAAATCAACCGTATTCTCACGAATGATTTTCAAATCGTCTTCCGTATAAACTGGCATATATCCCTCATTACGAAGTATGTCTACCAGTTTATGCGGAAATTCCCCTTTCACAGATGGATCCAGAAAGGAACGATTGAAGAAAGCATCAGCAATCCGGGAAGCCTCCACATCAGCTGGATTGCTGCTTCGCGGATATGATGGGGTCAGATTCAGAATGATGCCAATCTCCCCATCCTGTGCTTGTTCCCGGTACGCCTGAATGGCAAGGGAACTTGAGAGCTGCGTATGATAACCTACTTGCACAGCTCTCCTGAAATCTACGACATTAGGATAGTGGAAATCATACAGATAACCACCTTCTACCGGCACGATCGGCTCGTTATGCGTGAACCACTTTTTCACTTTATCGCCGAACAAACGGAAGCATACAGACGCATAATCTCTGTAAGCCTCGACGACTTCTCTGCTTTCCCAGCCGCCTTTTTCCTGTAGTACCATCGGCATATCGAAATGGAACAAATTCACGAATGGCTCAATATCGTTATCCAGCAGTTCATCGATTACATTCTGATAAAACGCTGCTGCTTTTTCATTGACTGCTCCTGTACCCTCCGGTATCAGCCTTGACCAGGATATGGAGAATCGAAAAGAATTATGGCCAACCTGTTTCATTAAAGCGATGTCTTCTTTGTAACGGTAGTAGAATCCGGATGTATCGGCAGGGCCGATACCATTATGAAAACGATTCGGCTCCTGCTCATACCAATAATCCCAAATATTCGGCGTCTTCCCGTCAACATCCGCAGCACCTTCCATCTGAGGTGCCGATGAGGAGGAACCCCACCAAAAGTCCTCGGGGAATAGATAGTTTACTTGGTCTTTCTTCTGTTCTGTCACTTCCATATCAAATCTTCTCCTTTGGTACTTGCATATCCGATTTTGCATTTTTCTGTTCCGCTTCTCTTTCCTGCTTTATATTCATCCGGTCGATAAATTTGAGGAATGGGAACCAAATGGCGAATACGATCAAAACGTTAACGAGCTGCAGCAGAGATCCGGCAATTGAGTTGGTTGCCAGGAATCCGCTAATGAAAATCGGAACGGTCCACGGTATCGTTACCCCAGTCGGCGGCGGCACGAGACCAATCGCCATCGCTATATAACTGACCACCGTTACAACCATCGGCGCAATGATCCATGGCAGCAAAATCAGCGGGTTCATAACAATCGGCAGTCCGAAAATGACTGGTTCGTTGACATTGAAAATACCCGGCCCGATCCCAAGCTTTCCGACCTGCTTCATCTGCTTGCTCCGCATGAACAGGAGTATTGCCGCCAGTACGGCAAGCGTCATCCCTGTCCCGCCTGCACCGACCAGATAGACTTCGATGAACTGTTTATTGATGATATGCGGTACTTCACCACCAGCTGTATAAACTTGCAGATTTTCCAAAGACAATGTATTCCAGATTGGATCCATGACCGAGTTGATGATGATCTGTCCATGTAATCCGAAGAACCAAAGGATTTGGATGAAGAACACGGCAATCAAGGTAGCCGTAAGCCCTCCGCCAAGTCCGACGAGCGGTGCCTGCACCGTGTTGAAGATGACATCATGCAAATTCGTGTTGAAGCCTTGCGTCACAATGATATTAAGTACTAAAAATACCGACAGCGTGACAACCGCCGGAATGAGGGCAGCGAATGATTGCGATACTGCTGGCGGCACACCTGCTGGCATCCTGATGACAATTTTCTTCTGTGTAATAAATCGATAAATTTCCCCGGAAACAAACGCGACGATCATACCGAGGAACATACCCTTTGCTCCAAGACGGTCGACAGCAAGTACATTACTCACCACTTCCCCGCTCTCTGTCGACACAACGAATGGTGTCAGCAGCAGGAATGCGGTCAATGCTACAGCCCCGCCGAAAATGGCTTCCACTCCATAGCTTTTCGCCAAATAATACCCGATACCAAAGACGACGAAGACAGACGCGATATTCATTGTGGCATTCGGCGCTGGTCCAAGCGATTCTTGAATACCAGCGAGCAGCGATTCACTCATTACATTGTCCAAAAATGGCAAGTTTGCCAAAACGACCATGATAGAACCGAAAATCGTCAATGGGAACGCCAGCATGAAGGCATCCCGCAGCACACCAAGATAGCGATTGTTATTCAGCTTACCGGCAATCGGAATCAAAAACTTACTAAACTTATCGAACATTGCCTGCTTCCTCCTTTAGCTCTTCAGCTCTTGGAAAATTGGTATCATTTCTTTGACCATTTCTTTCATCGTCAATGTAGACATAAAATGGTCCTCTGCATGAAGGAACAAAAGAGAAAGTTCCTGCCGCTGGTGGCCTGCTGCTTCCTGCTGTACCAGCTGGAAATGGACCTTGTGTACAAGTGACAGATCATCTTCTGCATCTGCCAGCATGTCATTGACTTTCTCTATATCACCCTCACGATAAAGCCGAAGTGCTTGCAATACTTTACTTCTGGCATTACCGCTATGCAGGATCATCTGAAAACAAACCTGCTCCTCGGTCAGCTCTTCTAATTTCAGCTCACTCATGATGTTGCTCCAATCAGACCAAGCGCCTGTTTATACGCTTTCTCTCCATCAGCCATCCCATATGCCATCATGTCGATCACGTCAACTTGGATACCATATTTCTGCGCTTCAGCCGCGAGTTCCCCTTTGAGAAAGCTCATTTGCGGACCGATTAGTACAACATCTGCCTCTGCCATATCTTTTTTTGCCTGATCCTGACCGACTGCCCAAATCTTTGCTTCTTCTCCTATGGAATCTGCAAACGCTTGCATTTTGGTGACCAAAAGACTCGTGCTCATACCGGAACTGCATGCTAAAAGGATTCTGTTCATTTGATAACACTCCTCGGATTTATTAAAAGCGCTTTCATTTGTATTATATAACTAATTTTATATTTGTCTAGACATTTAGTAATAAATGTTTAGTCTTTTGTCGCACTGACTACATGTTAGGCAATAGTAATAGGCTTTCATTGCCTTAATATGTTAAACTAGCTTTATCTTTTTAGGGACGGTATAGCTGCTTTTGAATCAGTTGAAAGTAGTTTTCTTATCATCGCAGTCTATTAACACCACCCCCTTAACCGTCCAGCATATTATGACTAATAGGAGTATTGGTATATGGCTGTTATTGAAAGCACGGAACAATTTATCACCCATCTGCACACATGGCATAAAACAATCAAAACACGCGACCGGACTTTGTCGGCTAAACTGCGCGAAGAAGCATATTCAGCTTTGCATGAAGGTGAATTCACGGACGAACTATGGGATCGTTTTTTGCTGCTCGATGCACGGTTTGATTTTCTGAAAGGCGATACGGATCTTTGCGAGGAAAAACTGCAGCGGTTGAACCCGGATGAGTTGAACGATTACCAGTCTTTTTTCTACTATAGTTTTCTGGCAATCGTGAAGTATAGCAGAAAAGAATACTTTACAGCTATCGATTTATTGGAAAAAGCAGAGTTACATATGCACGCAGTTGAGGATGAAGAAGAGCATGCCGGCTTGCATTATAATAAGGCGATGCAATTCTATTACTTAGACATCAATGCCTTGTCCAGTTTTCATTTGGAAAAGGCAATAGCTATCTATTCTGCATATCCGCAATATGAACTGAAGGTTGCAAATTGCAAATCCCTCCAAGGATTGAATCAAATCGATCTGCGGGAATTCGATAAGGCAGAAAGCAATCTCCTCGAAGCCCTCTCCATTGCCGAAAAACTCGGACAGGAGGATATGGTTGTTGCATGCGGATTTAACATCGGTCTCATGTACCACAAACAAAATGCAGATGAAAAAGGCATCCCGTATCTGCTGCAGGCTGTTACGCACTCGGAACATCCCTTGTACATACAGGCACTATTCACGCTGACTCGTTCCCTTTACATTTTAGGAAAAGCCGATCAAGCGGAGACCTATTACAAAATCGGCATGCGTGTATGCGAAGAAAAGGGAAACCTGGAATATCGCTGGCAGTTCGCCATTCTTTGGGCGAAATATGTAGAGCGTGACACAATGGATTATGTGTACGATTCAGCCATTACTTATTTTAAGGAAAACGGTCTGTTCTACTTGATGCGCTGCTATGCCCGCGATTATTCACAATTCTTATGGGAAGCACAGCAAATCGAACAATTCCATTATTATCACAAACTTGCATTGTCGAATGACTTCCAATGAAAAACGGCTCATCAGTAGATGAGCCGTTTTAAATGGACTAGAATAATAGCTTTAATAGATATCTAATGTAGATCACACTTCAGCATTGATTTTTTATCGTGTTAAAACCTGGATCAATATATAAGCAAGGAATAAAATCTCCTAATCGGTTAAAAGTGATTGATCCAAATGAGCGCTTGTTCATAGTCATCAAAAAATTTCACGGAGTCTCTAGTATTAGATTGTTGTAAATAATCCATGATTTCACCTTCTTCAAGGAGAAATGCAATTGCCTTACTGTGATTCAGAATACTTTCATCAAAAAATTTATCTTTCCATGCTTTTTGAACAGAAAAATGATCTGGTGTGTAACCTTTTCTATCCACCAACAATTTGTATTTACGACCCTCAGAAATGAATTGCTGACAAGCTTGCTCAAAACCGTTGAACCATTCATTAACATCTTCAATTTTAATCTTACCAATTAGATGGGTAGTAATTAACTCTCCTGAAGTTGTTGTGCTGATATTCTGTTCAATCAACTTGTATCATCTCCTTGATTAACATCAGGTCTTGAAGTAAATCTAATGATGCTTTCTTTAAAGCTGGTTTCATTATTGCAAAATCTTCATCACTACATTCTTCTCTACTTAAGATGCCCAATGGAATGGCTGTACCAGATAGGAAGGCAACTGTGTTTGTTTATTACCTTTTGCCGAATTTATCTGCATCTGTGTCAAGAACATACTAGTAGACAGATTGGCCCCTTCCAGATTTGCATCCCGCAAATCTGCTCCGATAAAATCGACAGCCCTTAAATCGGCATCCTTCAGGTCCGCTGCAATCAGATAGGCTCCTTGAAAATCGGCTGCTCTAAGGTCTTTTCCTTTTGCACTTTTCCCTATCCAATCTGCACCTCTATAGTCCAGTTTCCGTTTGTTAGGAATGGAATTCGTTATCGTATGTCGGATGTGACTGCTTGTCTTGGAAAGTAACTCATTCACAGGCTTGCGCAGCTCTATTATATCCAAGGTCTGTAAGTTGTCGGCATCAAGAATTGTTAAGCTTTCTAAATCCTTTAGCAGAAGTGTAAGTTCTTTATGTAGATCCTGCGGCAGTCGATAAGACAATGCCTCTGTAACATAAGCCAGCATCTCGTACAGCTGTACCATCACCGGAAATACAGAGAACATCTTATCGGCTGTTTCCTTGCTTTCTGTCCAATCCTGTCCATTGAACGTTACTTGGGAGACTTGTTGACCAGCACCGAAACAATCAAATACGGTACATCCCTTAAACCCCTTCCCCCTTAGTTCACTATGAATCTGACACCGAAAATCAGATTGCAGGTTAGGACATGGTACACCTGCAGGTTTATCAATGGCAAAGTCGCTGGATGCTGCAATATGAAGCGCTGTACAGCACAAGCCAAAACAGTTAGCACAATCTGCCCGCATACTCTTCCTATACTCCTCAGCAGCAAAGTTATCAATCTGATAAGACATTAGCATTCTTCCTTATAGTGTAGTTTTTTACTTTTCTACTTTCCCCTAGTCATCAAATCCAACAGCAGCTGAAATCTCTGCAGTACATCCGTCAAATCAAGCTCCAGCGCTTCGTTGATCTGATTAATCCGGTAATTCACCGTATTCGGATGGACAAAGAGTGCTGCTGCAGTCGGTTTGATTTTGCAGTTGTGAAGCAAATACATTTCAAGGGTTTTCAGGAGTTCTTTCTTATCGTTCGGATCGAGCTTTTGAATCTTTTTCAGATGTTCGCTTTCATAGCCAAGTTCCTCATTCTTGTCAGCAATAGCCTGAAGATAGCGCCACACGTGTAAATCCTTGTAATAAAGAGATAAAGGGCGATGGGTCAGAATGCCGGCATGGATGACCTCTTTTGCTTGATTCGCACTTTTCAGCAAGTCGAAAGGATGTTGATAAATACCTCCAACACCACTCATCACAGTTGCGTCTTTATCCTTCACATAATCACGGATTCGCTGGATGACTTCCTTGGCTAATGCTTCAATTGGCGCATCTGCTCGCTTTCCTCCTAATACGATAAGCAGAATGTCTTCTTGTATGAGAACATGATGCAATTTATCTTCAAGCTGCAAGGAAGTTTGGGCAACCTGCTGTAAATCATAAAGAAGCGCTTCGTCCTTTGCTGTCAGCTGTACAGCCGCAACAGCAAAATGTTCCGGCAGCTTCACACCGAATTCCTTTGCTCCCCATTCCAAATCTGAAGCTGATTTATATACCCTATTAAAAATATTCTGATAAAATTGATCCTCTTTTTCCTCTTGCTTCAGCTTCGACTTCTGTATGTCATAGATGAGCCTGCCGATATGGAAGGAAATATCATATAAAAAGTCGATCCCTTCAACAGGGAGCGGTTCCTCCATCTGCTGAATCCAGATAAAGCCCATAATACGGCCTTCATGCTTTGCACTTACAACAATTCTCGTATTCAAGCCTATTTCCGGCATTGCTTCTACTACAAAAGGACGCTCATATGTTTTTAGCTTATTTACGACACCTGCTTCAATAAACGTTTCATAAATTGGCAGCGTCCACTTCTTTGTGAAAATCGTCTGCTGGTTCGCTTCATCAAAATGTTGGATGTAATGCGAATTATACGCAAGTAATGTATAATCGGCACTCTCGACAATCACTGGCCGTTCCAGCTCGAAGCTAAGCAAATCGATGACAGCATCCAAGTCATTGATGGATAATACACGATCGAATAACTCCATAGCTCATACCCCTAAGCATTTTCTTTTATCATACTCCAGCAGGAGGGCTTTGCCTAGATACTTCCTTTTTTTCTATAAAAACCAAAAATATTGATAAACTTTAACTGAGTATTAGTTCTCTTTAATTATTTATATTTAAAAAACTACATAATTCTATTTACCTACCGATAAATAATTGTAGCCGTAATATAAGCAGAGAGAGGGACAATATCAATAATGGAAGAAAATAAAAAAAGAGGTAATTTCTTTAGTAGGAAGATTTTACGCAAAATACTTTATCCTATTCTTGCAATGTTTGTCATTTCAGGAGTAGTAACAGCCTATTTCGGCTATGAATTCAGCCGTAACATGGTGCTTGAAAGCCAATCCAATCAAATGGAGGATCAAACAGTTGTTCAGCTGAACAGCATCTACGATCTATTCCTCGACAATATCGAGTCTACATTGGGAAGTATCAGCAGAACCCAATCATTACAGGAAGATGATATGGACCGACTAGCTGTAACGATGGAAAGCTATACAAAAGACAACCCAAATATTAGTACTATTTTCTACCAGCCAATTGACGGTGACATGGTAGCCTATCCGAAAGCCAATTTACCAGATGACTATGATCCGACTACACGGCCATGGTATCAGCTTGGTTTAGAGCTGGAAGAGCGCGCTGGTTATACAGATCCATACATGTCAGCCGATTCAAGCGAATCAGTAGTCGATGCGGTTAAGCCTATCTTTGACAATAATAATCAACTTAAAGGCATGGTTGTCGTCGAATTCAAGCTTTCCCGTCTGAAGGAGCTGACAGAGCAGGTTAAAGTCGGTGAGACAGGATTCGCTGCGGTATTTGATGGTACAGGACATTTCCTATCCCATCCGGATGCTGAAAAACTAGGTACAGATGCAACGAAAGAGAAGTTCTGGGAGAAGATACAGTCGACTGGGCGAAGCGGAATCATAAATTATGAATTTGAGGGCGAAGAACGTGTTCTTGCCTTTACAACGAATGATAGAACAGGCTGGACAATTGCAGCAATTGTTCCAAAACACGAGTTCAGTGATTTAGCACAAGGTATTATACTTCCTTTGATCATCACTGTATTGATTGTTTTAGCTGTTGCACTAATCGTTACCTTCTTCGTTGTGAACTCTGTAGTACGGCCGATAAAGCAACTGCGAGACAAGATGAAGCAAGTAGAAGATGGCGATTTGACTGTTAAGATGAATAGTAAAGCCTCTGATGAAATTGGCGATCTATCCAACAGCTTCAATAATATGATTGGGAACATCCATTCTATGATGCAGAATAATACTGCGATTTCTGCTAATGTGCAGTCCGCATCACAGGCGCTTGCGGCGAATGCAGAAGAAAATGCTGCCACTTCCGCTGAGGTAGCTGCGACCATGGAAGAAATTTCTGCAGGTACTACGAGCCTGGCTGAAATCATGGAGCGCAATACTGTTGCGACAGAAGCATTGTCCGAAAATATTAAACTAGTAAATGCGCACAACCAGCAAGTATATGAAGAAGCACTACAAATGACCGATTCAGCCAAAGTCGGCGGTTCACAGATGCAGCAATTGATTGAGCAATCCAAAGATGCCATCGAAGCAACCAGCAAGATTGAACAAGCTGTACAGAACCTGCAGCAAAAATCCGCTAACATAAGCGGTATCGTTAACACGATCACAGATATTGCCGGGCAGACGAACCTGTTGGCACTGAATGCTGCCATTGAAGCAGCACGTGCAGGCGAAAGCGGAAAGGGCTTTGCTGTCGTAGCA
Coding sequences within it:
- a CDS encoding glycoside hydrolase family 1 protein, which translates into the protein MEVTEQKKDQVNYLFPEDFWWGSSSSAPQMEGAADVDGKTPNIWDYWYEQEPNRFHNGIGPADTSGFYYRYKEDIALMKQVGHNSFRFSISWSRLIPEGTGAVNEKAAAFYQNVIDELLDNDIEPFVNLFHFDMPMVLQEKGGWESREVVEAYRDYASVCFRLFGDKVKKWFTHNEPIVPVEGGYLYDFHYPNVVDFRRAVQVGYHTQLSSSLAIQAYREQAQDGEIGIILNLTPSYPRSSNPADVEASRIADAFFNRSFLDPSVKGEFPHKLVDILRNEGYMPVYTEDDLKIIRENTVDLLGVNYYQPRRVKAKEHSVHPDAPFMPDRFFDSYEMPGRKMNVHRGWEIYEKGIYDILVNLRDNYGNIPCFISENGMGVEGEEKFRDSDGIIQDDYRIDFIKDHLRWVHKALNEGANVKGYHLWTFMDNWSWTNAYKNRYGFVSVNLEKDGERTIKKSGEWMKQVVQRNGF
- a CDS encoding PTS sugar transporter subunit IIB, yielding MNRILLACSSGMSTSLLVTKMQAFADSIGEEAKIWAVGQDQAKKDMAEADVVLIGPQMSFLKGELAAEAQKYGIQVDVIDMMAYGMADGEKAYKQALGLIGATS
- a CDS encoding helix-turn-helix domain-containing protein, whose protein sequence is MELFDRVLSINDLDAVIDLLSFELERPVIVESADYTLLAYNSHYIQHFDEANQQTIFTKKWTLPIYETFIEAGVVNKLKTYERPFVVEAMPEIGLNTRIVVSAKHEGRIMGFIWIQQMEEPLPVEGIDFLYDISFHIGRLIYDIQKSKLKQEEKEDQFYQNIFNRVYKSASDLEWGAKEFGVKLPEHFAVAAVQLTAKDEALLYDLQQVAQTSLQLEDKLHHVLIQEDILLIVLGGKRADAPIEALAKEVIQRIRDYVKDKDATVMSGVGGIYQHPFDLLKSANQAKEVIHAGILTHRPLSLYYKDLHVWRYLQAIADKNEELGYESEHLKKIQKLDPNDKKELLKTLEMYLLHNCKIKPTAAALFVHPNTVNYRINQINEALELDLTDVLQRFQLLLDLMTRGK
- a CDS encoding methyl-accepting chemotaxis protein, whose translation is MEENKKRGNFFSRKILRKILYPILAMFVISGVVTAYFGYEFSRNMVLESQSNQMEDQTVVQLNSIYDLFLDNIESTLGSISRTQSLQEDDMDRLAVTMESYTKDNPNISTIFYQPIDGDMVAYPKANLPDDYDPTTRPWYQLGLELEERAGYTDPYMSADSSESVVDAVKPIFDNNNQLKGMVVVEFKLSRLKELTEQVKVGETGFAAVFDGTGHFLSHPDAEKLGTDATKEKFWEKIQSTGRSGIINYEFEGEERVLAFTTNDRTGWTIAAIVPKHEFSDLAQGIILPLIITVLIVLAVALIVTFFVVNSVVRPIKQLRDKMKQVEDGDLTVKMNSKASDEIGDLSNSFNNMIGNIHSMMQNNTAISANVQSASQALAANAEENAATSAEVAATMEEISAGTTSLAEIMERNTVATEALSENIKLVNAHNQQVYEEALQMTDSAKVGGSQMQQLIEQSKDAIEATSKIEQAVQNLQQKSANISGIVNTITDIAGQTNLLALNAAIEAARAGESGKGFAVVADEVRKLAEQTEHALRDIGSIVQEIQTETAETAAFASKTGDVVRGQETAVNNTKEIFIQIQQAIAHNMELTARTKEEMKLMMEREATLATNTGEIAAISQQTAAGTEEITASVADQTHSMDQLKELAEKLEQDANTLQEQLQQFKLD
- the celB gene encoding PTS cellobiose transporter subunit IIC — protein: MFDKFSKFLIPIAGKLNNNRYLGVLRDAFMLAFPLTIFGSIMVVLANLPFLDNVMSESLLAGIQESLGPAPNATMNIASVFVVFGIGYYLAKSYGVEAIFGGAVALTAFLLLTPFVVSTESGEVVSNVLAVDRLGAKGMFLGMIVAFVSGEIYRFITQKKIVIRMPAGVPPAVSQSFAALIPAVVTLSVFLVLNIIVTQGFNTNLHDVIFNTVQAPLVGLGGGLTATLIAVFFIQILWFFGLHGQIIINSVMDPIWNTLSLENLQVYTAGGEVPHIINKQFIEVYLVGAGGTGMTLAVLAAILLFMRSKQMKQVGKLGIGPGIFNVNEPVIFGLPIVMNPLILLPWIIAPMVVTVVSYIAMAIGLVPPPTGVTIPWTVPIFISGFLATNSIAGSLLQLVNVLIVFAIWFPFLKFIDRMNIKQEREAEQKNAKSDMQVPKEKI
- a CDS encoding pentapeptide repeat-containing protein, which gives rise to MSYQIDNFAAEEYRKSMRADCANCFGLCCTALHIAASSDFAIDKPAGVPCPNLQSDFRCQIHSELRGKGFKGCTVFDCFGAGQQVSQVTFNGQDWTESKETADKMFSVFPVMVQLYEMLAYVTEALSYRLPQDLHKELTLLLKDLESLTILDADNLQTLDIIELRKPVNELLSKTSSHIRHTITNSIPNKRKLDYRGADWIGKSAKGKDLRAADFQGAYLIAADLKDADLRAVDFIGADLRDANLEGANLSTSMFLTQMQINSAKGNKQTQLPSYLVQPFHWAS
- a CDS encoding PTS lactose/cellobiose transporter subunit IIA, whose protein sequence is MSELKLEELTEEQVCFQMILHSGNARSKVLQALRLYREGDIEKVNDMLADAEDDLSLVHKVHFQLVQQEAAGHQRQELSLLFLHAEDHFMSTLTMKEMVKEMIPIFQELKS
- a CDS encoding STAS/SEC14 domain-containing protein, translated to MIEQNISTTTSGELITTHLIGKIKIEDVNEWFNGFEQACQQFISEGRKYKLLVDRKGYTPDHFSVQKAWKDKFFDESILNHSKAIAFLLEEGEIMDYLQQSNTRDSVKFFDDYEQALIWINHF